Proteins encoded in a region of the Spiroplasma endosymbiont of Amphimallon solstitiale genome:
- a CDS encoding transposase-like zinc-binding domain-containing protein gives MNKNTVKEILNNLSDKDFIEIFRENKTRIKQIEKKEKFEAVEQKFKEKGIQCPDCSSFLCTKYGSKDYKQRYKCKSCNITFHAFKNHYFYWSHLSHDQWDLLIQIATLGQSAYIISQFINTTNKTAWFNRQKFMKSTQLVKTQNQFVKLKARIEIDETFIKEIHKGNFKDPNDPRKQWIEENAKDLNCCIQMAIDENRNIYAQTTNTKRLNKKWVQENLTSKLIEENSIIVCDMQVLYDTVAKQTKSTIQQFKSKENKELNYKKLSNVSKIQSSLKEFITHYHGIGFTNIQNYLNLWKWKYQHYGLTPYQKSNVLYFSL, from the coding sequence ATGAATAAAAATACAGTAAAAGAAATTTTAAATAATTTGTCTGATAAAGATTTTATTGAGATTTTTAGAGAAAATAAAACTAGAATTAAACAAATTGAGAAAAAAGAAAAATTTGAAGCAGTCGAACAAAAATTCAAAGAGAAAGGGATTCAATGTCCAGATTGTAGTTCTTTTTTGTGTACTAAATATGGTAGTAAAGATTATAAGCAAAGATATAAATGTAAAAGTTGTAATATTACTTTTCATGCTTTTAAAAATCATTATTTTTATTGAAGTCATTTATCTCATGATCAATGAGATTTATTGATACAAATAGCTACTTTAGGTCAATCTGCTTACATTATTTCTCAATTTATTAATACTACAAATAAAACTGCCTGATTTAATCGTCAAAAATTTATGAAATCAACACAATTAGTAAAAACACAAAATCAATTTGTAAAATTAAAAGCTAGAATTGAAATTGACGAAACTTTTATCAAAGAAATTCATAAAGGAAACTTTAAAGATCCAAATGATCCAAGAAAACAATGAATTGAAGAAAATGCTAAAGATTTAAATTGTTGTATTCAAATGGCAATTGATGAAAACCGAAATATCTATGCTCAAACAACAAATACTAAAAGATTAAATAAAAAATGAGTACAAGAAAACTTAACATCGAAACTTATCGAAGAAAATTCAATTATAGTTTGTGATATGCAAGTATTATATGATACAGTAGCTAAACAAACTAAATCCACTATCCAGCAGTTTAAATCAAAAGAAAATAAAGAATTAAATTATAAAAAATTAAGTAATGTCAGTAAAATACAATCAAGTTTAAAAGAATTTATTACTCATTACCATGGCATTGGATTTACCAATATTCAAAATTACCTCAATTTATGGAAATGAAAATATCAACACTACGGATTAACCCCTTATCAAAAATCCAATGTGTTATATTTCAGTTTGTAA